The nucleotide window GCCGGTGCTCCAGGGCGAGACGACGAGCATCGGGACGCGCTGGCCGAACCCGTAGGGGCCGGCGGAGTAGGTCGCGTTGCCGCCGAAGGAGTCGAGCGAGCTGTCCACGGTGGACAGGCCCTGGTCGGCGGAGGCCGGCGGGAACGGCGGCAGGACGTGGTCGAAGTAGCCGTCGTTCTCGTCGTAGGTGATGAACAGCGCGGTCTTGCTCCACACCTCGGGGTTGGAGGTGAGCGCGTCCAGCACCTGGGAGACGTACCAGGCGCCGTAGTTCGCGGGCCAGTTGGGGTGCTCGGAGAAGGCTTCGGGGGCGGCGATCCAGGAGATCTGGGGCAGCTTGCCGGCCTTCACATCGGCCTTGAGGTGGTCGAAGTAGCCGTCGCCCTGCTTGGCGTTGGTGCCGGTGCGGGCCTTGTCGTAGAGCGGGTCGCCGGGCTTGGCGTTGCGGTACTGGTTGAAGAAGAGCAGGGAGTTGTCGCCGTAGGTGCCGCGGTAGGCGTCCTCGATCCAGCCCCACTTGCCGTCGGCGTCCAGGCCGTCACCGATGTCCTGGTAGACCTTCCAGGAGATCCCGGCCTTCTCCAGCCGCTCCGGGTACGTGGTCCAGCCGTACCCCGCCTCCTCGTTGCCCAGGACCGGGCCGCCGCCCGAGCCGTCGTTGCCGACATGGCCGGAGAACATGTAGTAGCGGTTGGGGTCGGTGGCCCCGATGATCGAGCAGTGGTACGAGTCGCAGATGGTGAAGGCGTCCGCGAGCGCGTAGTGGAACGGGATGTCCTTGCGGGTCAGGTGCGCCATGGTGCCGGTGCCCTTGGCGGGTACCCAGCTGTCGTACTTGCCGTTGTTCCAGGCCTTGTGGCCGCCCGCCCAGTCGTGGTTGAGGCCCTCGATGAACTGCATGCCGAGGTTGTCGGCGTCCGGGTGGTAGGGCAGGACGTCCTTGGAGCCGTCGGACTGGTGCCAGACGGACTTGCCGTTGTCGAGCTGCAGCGGCCGCGGGTCACCGAAGCCGCGGACGCCCTTGAGCGAGCCGAAGTAGTGGTCGAAGGAACGGTTCTCCTGCATCAGGACGACCACGTGCTCGACGTCGTGCAGGGATCCGGAGCGTCGCGCGGCGGGGATGGCCGCGGCACGGGCGATGCTGCTCGACAGGGCCGATGCGCCCGCGGTCGCGCCGGCGATCTGGAGGAAACGCCGCCGATTCAGTTCAGGCATGAGATGGGGAACCTCGTGGTGTT belongs to Streptomyces sp. NBC_01454 and includes:
- a CDS encoding phosphocholine-specific phospholipase C; translation: MPELNRRRFLQIAGATAGASALSSSIARAAAIPAARRSGSLHDVEHVVVLMQENRSFDHYFGSLKGVRGFGDPRPLQLDNGKSVWHQSDGSKDVLPYHPDADNLGMQFIEGLNHDWAGGHKAWNNGKYDSWVPAKGTGTMAHLTRKDIPFHYALADAFTICDSYHCSIIGATDPNRYYMFSGHVGNDGSGGGPVLGNEEAGYGWTTYPERLEKAGISWKVYQDIGDGLDADGKWGWIEDAYRGTYGDNSLLFFNQYRNAKPGDPLYDKARTGTNAKQGDGYFDHLKADVKAGKLPQISWIAAPEAFSEHPNWPANYGAWYVSQVLDALTSNPEVWSKTALFITYDENDGYFDHVLPPFPPASADQGLSTVDSSLDSFGGNATYSAGPYGFGQRVPMLVVSPWSTGGYVCSEVFDHTSIIRFMERRFGVHEPNISPWRRAISGDLTSAFDFGLENTKPAALPATDGFRPPDKDRHDSYVPKPPANPVLPKQEPGSRPSRPLPYEPLVDGSATPSTGRYTLTFKSGDKAGACFTVTAGNRTDGPWTYTTEAGKKISDTWNTAYSKGSYDLSVHGPNGFLRTFRGDGKKTGPEVTARHEATAGRLVLTLTNHGRTDCHLTVTQAYGGARETYPVRAGATVTKPLDLRASKRWYDLSVTSDTDKTFLRRFAGHVENGEPGVSDPAIITG